Proteins found in one Salvia splendens isolate huo1 chromosome 10, SspV2, whole genome shotgun sequence genomic segment:
- the LOC121752088 gene encoding putative 3,4-dihydroxy-2-butanone kinase yields the protein MDFRSKKLINDPNDVVTEFIEGLVETYPGLQYLDGFPDVKVVFRADVSGATYDKVAVISGGGSGHEPAHAGFVGEGMLTAAICGDVFASPPVDSILAGIRAVTGPSGCLLIVKNYTGDRLNFGLAAEQAKSEGYKVEMVIVGDDCALPPPRGIAGRRGLAGTILVHKIAGAAAVLGLSLEEVAAEAKRASDMVGTMGVALSVCTLPGQVTPDRLGPGKMELGLGIHGEPGAAVADLQPVDIVVSHVLKQILSTETNYVPITRGSRVVVMINGLGATPLMELMIAAGKVIAGLQLEYGVAVERVYTGSFMTSLDMAGFSITVMKADQAILNQLDAPTRAPNWPVAVDGNRPATKIPVPVPPSRSKKNDEVLSRPEQLSTLGHILEVAIEAAATSIINLRDNLNDWDSKVGDGDCGSTMSRGASAILEDMKKCYPLNDPAETVAEIGSSIRKVMGGTSGIIYDIFFKVAYAQLKANSHAGITALQWADALEAAIAAVSKYGGAKAGYRTLLDALIPASSVLKEKLASGEDPVEAFVLSAEAAVAGAESTKSMQAQAGRSSYVSADILASVADPGAMAAACWYKASALAVKNKCKGVDE from the exons ATGGATTTTCGCAGCAAGAAACTCATTAATGACCCAAACG ATGTTGTAACAGAGTTCATTGAGGGTCTGGTGGAAACCTATCCTGGGTTGCAGTATTTGGATGGTTTCCCTGAT GTCAAAGTTGTATTTCGTGCTGATGTTTCTGGTGCCACTTATGACAAAGTAGCCGTAATATCAG GAGGTGGAAGTGGTCATGAGCCTGCTCatgctggatttgttggagaGGGGATGCTTACTGCAGCAATCTGTGGGGATGTTTTTGCCTCACCTCCTGTTGACTCCATTCTTGCA GGCATCAGAGCTGTAACTGGACCTTCAGGGTGCCTCCTGATTGTCAAG AATTACACCGGGGATCGCCTAAATTTTGGATTGGCAGCTGAGCAGGCGAAGTCTGAAGGTTATAAAGTGGAG ATGGTAATTGTTGGTGATGACTGTGCTCTACCACCTCCGAGAGGCATAGCTGGGAGAAGAGGTTTAGCTGGAACCATTCTTGTTCATAAG ATTGCTGGAGCAGCAGCAGTTTTGGGCCTCTCTTTAGAGGAAGTTGCTGCTGAAGCAAAACGAGCATCAGATATGGTTGGGACTATGGGTGTTGCATTGTCAGTCTGCACATTGCCTGGTCAAGTGACTCCAGATCGTTTGGGCCCTGGAAAGATGGAGCTTGGCCTTGGAATC CATGGAGAACCAGGTGCTGCTGTGGCTGACCTCCAACCTGTTGACATTGTGGTCTCTCATGTCCTGAAGCAAATATTGTCAACG GAAACAAATTACGTTCCTATTACACGTGGTAGTAGAGTTGTGGTGATGATCAATGG ATTAGGGGCCACTCCTCTTATGGAACTGATGATCGCTGCTGGAAAAGTTATTGCTGGACTGCAGCTGGAATATGGAGTGGCTGTTGAGAGAGTATACACTGGTTCATTTATGACCTCTCTCGACATGGCAG GATTTTCAATCACTGTGATGAAGGCAGACCAAGCAATTTTGAACCAGTTGGATGCTCCAACTAGGGCTCCAAATTGGCCTGTTGCTGTTGATG GTAACCGCCCAGCCACAAAAATCCCTGTTCCTGTTCCACCATCTCGTTCTAAAAAGAATGATGAG GTATTGAGTCGCCCTGAACAACTAAGTACTTTGGGGCATATACTTGAAGTGGCTATCGAAGCAGCCGCAACTTCAATTATCAATCTCAGGGACAATTTAAATGATTGGGACAGCAAAGTTGGTGATGGTGACTGTGGATCAACT ATGTCCAGAGGCGCTTCAGCCATTCTTGAAGACATGAAAAAGTG TTATCCTCTGAATGATCCTGCTGAGACTGTCGCTGAAATTGGATCTTCAATAAGAAAAGTCATGGGAGGAACAAGCGGCATCAT ATACGATATATTCTTTAAGGTGGCTTATGCACAGCTGAAGGCAAATAGTCATGCTGGCATCACAGCACTACAAT GGGCTGATGCTCTTGAAGCTGCTATTGCTGCAGTCAGTAAATACGGTGGTGCCAAAGCAGGTTACCGGACCTTACTGGATGCTCTCATTCCAGCATCATCCGTCCTTAAAGAG AAATTGGCTTCTGGAGAAGATCCTGTTGAGGCATTTGTTCTTTCCGCTGAAGCAGCTGTTGCCGGTGCTGAATCAACTAAAAGCATGCAAGCACAG GCTGGGCGGTCATCATATGTGTCGGCTGATATTCTAGCATCAGTTGCAGACCCGGGGGCGATGGCTGCAGCGTGTTGGTACAAAGCAAGCGCGTTAGCTGTAAAGAACAAGTGCAAGGGGGTTGATGAGTAA
- the LOC121752089 gene encoding RNA polymerase II subunit A C-terminal domain phosphatase SSU72-like: protein MKLRHATVCSSNQNRSMEAHWLLEREGFDVASYGTGQHVKLPGPSLREPNVYDFGTPYKQMFDDLRRKDPELYRRNGILPMLKRNLSVKTAPQRWQENAADGTFDVVLTFEEKVFDMVLEDLHNRKHVLLKPVLVINLEVKDNHEEAAIGGRLALQLCQEIEPAGNWEECVDDLIMNFERQNHRKLVYSISYY, encoded by the exons ATGAAGCTGCGACACGCGACGGTGTGCTCTTCGAACCAGAACAGGAGCATGGAGGCGCACTGGCTGCTCGAGAGAGAGGGCTTCGACGTAGCCTCGTACGGAACTGGGCAGCACGTTAAGCTTCCTGGGCCCTCCCTTAGAGAACCCAACGTCTACGATTTCGGCACCCCCTACAAGCAAATGTTCGACGACCTCCGCCGCAAAGACCCCGAATT ATATCGGCGAAATGGAATACTACCAATGCTCAAGAGGAACTTATCAGTAAAAACTGCCCCTCAGCGTTGGCAAGAAAATGCTGCAGATGGCACATTTGACGTCGTACTTACGTTCGAAGAAAAAGTTTTTGATATGGTTCTTGAAG ATCTCCATAATCGGAAGCATGTGCTTTTGAAGCCTGTTTtagtcatcaacttggaagtaAAAGATAATCACGAGGAGGCAGCAATTGGTGGCCGGCTTGCGCTACAATTATGTCAAGAG ATCGAGCCTGCTGGAAATTGGGAGGAATGTGTTGACGATCTCATTATGAACTTTGAGAGACAAAACCACAGGAAGCTCGTCTACAGCATCTCATACTACTGA